TCAACTGTCGTGATTATTTTTGCACTATCAAAGAAGGGAGAACGATGACTGTGACAACTTAATTTCAAGTTTGGATCAAGCTGGGATTTGGAATAAAATACTTGTAGTGATAGAGAAGACAGCTGCTAAGGCAGAATTCATTAATGAAAACAGAACAAGTAATTTGTAAGTACTTACATCCTCAAGTTAATAGCAAGCTATCAGCAACACTTTTTTGTTCCTAGGGTTGAAAATTTATACTGTAGGTTAAGTAAGTACAATGTTGGCAAAAGGGTGGACACTATGAGCCGAGGTTCGTATCAACGAAGGGTGTTCATAACAGTGCTACAGCATAACGACGGATATACTTGGCAAGAGCAACATATGCGTGCCTTTACTGGGGATGATCCTGGATTTTTCATGCAGAAAATGATTCAAGAAAAAACTATGTCTTCTCTTCGAATGAAAAAGGCGAGGAATAAACCTGGTTATTGTCGTCGAAAAGTCACACAATGCATCGAAGTAGAGCATGATTATGGCGAAGAAGCAGTAACCGCTATGGAAGAGTCGGAAGATGTAACTCACGATTGTACCACGATTGAATCCAAATATAAGGTAATATATTTTGTTTGGCCAGAGACTCATACGTAACACTAATGCGTGCTAATACCTAACTTCTTAGCTCAATGCGAGATGTACGGTAATGTGCGCGCGTTGTGTGAGTATGTGCATGTAGGTGTGTGTGAAGTGTGCGTATCTGTGtatgcgtatgtgtgtgtggtATCACAActaacaatttaagctgaataagcttgTTTTTGCTGCAAAAGCGAATTTTTTgttgaatgtgtgtgtgtgtctgtgtgtatgtatttgtgtgtatgtgtgtgtgtgtgttttttgttcttctaagaaatggagggggaatctgctcaacagacttGCTGGGTCCTAAACAGACGTCAAGGAAGTGTGGGGTTAGGGActacctccaacagcaaacgagggaggcaggactgttTTCCCCGACCCgcaaaaccgtttccattgccgccaagcccatcgtcccttcggtataaccagaaagtaatgcttcaaaggggggctagtgcacaacgcaccctcgaggttagctgcgtgtccttgcagcaccgaacatcgtgactcgcttttttagaagaacaccatggtatcgtgccagcgcattgccggctttccaggtggccttaccactcTCTATGTtctgtgtgtgtctgtgtgtgtgtgtgtgtgtgtgtgtgtgtgtgtgtgtgtgtgtgtgtgtgtgtgtgtgtgtgtgtgtgtgtgtgtgtgtgtgtgtgtgtgtgtgtgtgtgtgtgtgtgtgtgtgtgtgtgtgtgtgtgccttttttttaatatatgtggatttcaaatataaatctcatttaaaaatttattattaagGTAACGGAAGCCACAAGAGAACAATTGAGTTCCAGTACATCGATAACAGACATGGAGGAAATAACTATGGGACGGATCCTTACGAAGTTTGTTCCGGAGATCATAGGCTGTAAGGAGTCTAATAAATGGAAGAAATGCGATATGATTTTACAAGCCACGACGACATGGAATTATCTGAAAAGTAAAAGAGCTATAGTGGGACTTGTACTCCGTTCGTTGAAGGAACAGCATGGTGTAAATATGGGAGAATGCAAAATGTTTGTCGATACATGTCACCAATATCTATGTTGTGTGGCGGACGGTAATATGACATCATGcaacaaaattcagaaaaccTTATTTCTTCTATTTTATAGCTATTTCTGAGGATGGCACTACTGTTCTTCTGATAAAGAAACATGACACTAAGGAAACAGTTTTAAAACGATTCAGAAGTGTTCGAATAAATTTGGATGCAGAATGAAGGATGGAAAACTAGTAATCAGGAAGAATTTGAACATTGAGGTGCAATCTTTACTACATAccgcaaaaattaaaaaatgtttaatttgTTTCGTGAATGGAAGTGATCATATGGATAATATCCAAAGTATGGTTGAATATGATgacgattttttcaaaaacatgttGTAGAAAAATCgcagaatttttcaaacttttctgagtaaaaagttgttgaaaatgCTATAGATATTAAATGCTAATTATTATTGAGttttataagatttttttaaatatattataACCATAAATCAAGTGAACTTatgtatttcatatttttagaaCAATATCCTAGTGAAATATCGGTATATATTCACAATATGTAGCAAACCGTGGGCTGTGATGATAATGAACTAATTCGGGGAATTTATACACATAAATTATTTTGTCGACCTCAGCGACATTTTTACCGAGAATCCAGGAATAGCCAAGATCTCGGTAATTTTTTCTACCGAAATTCAGCGAAATTTCATCAATATTTACCGAAACTCGGCAATTTGGTTTTTTGCCGTGGTCTCGGTAAAGTGTACCGAAATCTCGGTAATATTTCTACcgaaattcgttgaaattattgccaatatctcggctgttggattctcggtaatcggtaaatttataattttaaatgtATACGGGGACACCGGTactgatgatgcattttaacttgttttaCAAAGCTTTAAAAAATATAGTCTTAAAAGAAATTGGGTGAGAACGAACTGTTTTATTACTGTTTGTCAGTAGGGACTGCTTTccagattttgttttttcgcatTTTGGTTGCGATTGATTTGTTTTCAGAGGTTTATGCCTCTTATTTAACACCGTTCATTCTCAATCGAAAAGTGAGCATGTTCAACTATTGTCAGTGCAATTATCTGCCAAATAAAGATCAGGTTAATCTAAAGTCAACATTGACGAGCTCggtgactaccgcttctgccttgcaagcaggaggtcgagagttcaatcccaggctcgcaTTACTAAACAAAAAATATAGCCTGGGCTATATCACTTTCCTTGGTAGATCCTTGATTTATGCGTtcacaaaacatattttccgtGTATTGTGGGCAGATGTATTCTCGATCTCTAGTAGCAATAAttaccacacactaacattcccctCCACCTCCTACTGTAAGGACTTggtcggcgccgttattgatctagATTTGTAAACAGCTGAAACGTGTACTTCGATAATAGGAGGTAAATCCCAACCTCTATTCACATGAATCATAGTGTAATTTACACCATCTCTGATCAGTCACGAAgtagcatcatcatcatcatcatcaatcacgaagtagcaaccatagaCATGTAGTCAGTTAAGCTGAGCTAAAATTAATCGAAAGTCAACAATCGACAATTTATCAGTTTCCATAGGTGGATCGATTTATAATCccaaacaaaaataatgtttgacagattgacttgCATTAGTAATAGTGAGAGATTCGGTattcacacatacatacaaagaTACAACTGCACCAATACCAATGCATTTTCTCCAATGGCCTGTAAAGCGCTTCACCTTAAAATTTAGGTGtgcttcaaatcgatttagtgtttttgacaTGTTTTCGCTCTTGAGTCATAAGTCAGAGTAGGATGATTGAAATGCTTTGCAACAAACTCTAAATGAAAGCTATGCCCCCTCGACCACTTTCTATCGGAGAAGATCTTGTTGCAGTTTGCTTAATTGTGGGGACATTTTTACGTGGCACATTACAATTTGTGCAAGTTGGGACAAAACTGTTACGGAATGTAATTGAGCAATTTGGTGATGTGCAATGTGTCCATTATTGAATCTGTTGTTACCGCAAAATGCAAAAACTCCTTCAGCTTTATATAATAGCTTTTTTTAAGAAAGCGTATGTTTGAAGTTAGTTGGATATATTTATTCATCTCGCATCTGCCTGGTCTATGCTGGAGCAATATATGATTCCTCTAGTAAAAGCATTCTCTTTGTATATTATATCTATTAGAATCGCATCCCGCAACTGGAACATTGGTGGCCTTGTGGTATTGTATTCATTGAGCATTTTTACAGATGCTAAGTGTACGATTCCATGGTTCAAAATGTCCACCTAAGTTTAAACAGGCCCATGCAGTTCTGCCTTTTGTGTCGTTCCGCCCTTCGCTTGTTCTGCCATTCGTATGACACCCACACCCCAGATTAATAATCTGCGACTATGCATaataaaatctatatacataaaaatgaatttctgtttgtctgaaccttatagactccgaaactactgaacccatcggcgtaaaaatttgtaagcaatggtttttggggccggggaaggttcttaagatggccCGAGACCCcttcctcctttggaaagggaggccccatacaaataaaacagaaaaaaaactataactATAACTTAAAATAAGAGAGCGaacaaaagttgaaataaacaaaacataataataaaatatacaaTGCCTAAACGTTTCTCATCTGATCAATAATGGCCTTTTTAGACAGCATTGGGATCTTTTTACGGCTGTTAAAAACGTTTGataatagggtaaatcactacttgggcctatggacccggttcccggctcactgcacagaaaactaatgatttatactgtttggacgCCGTAGGttaatgattgataatttttaaaaagtctcccatttatttttcacaatactcaatatttttcaatcactttttctactcctaattgatccaattgtagaaaacaaaaatgtagatttcaaaattcgctctccgatgccacaccactgagccggagtgaatctttccacttttacaaaacggtatcatcgaataaacacctacctgaaaatcatcACAgagctcgatacaaccattgcttgaagctgttaatcaccacaccataattctaaacacaagCACATCCATTAtttctatttgttcgtttcactagaacttatttaaacatattagaatacattttaaaatgtattctcaaaccgaacaaaattttacctcggcccaagaacttctagccgcaccgtgctgccaaaaggccagaaTTATGAAAATAATCTTTCATCtttaataggaaaattgtctaatacgttgacgctatcatgttatttttaattctctcgatttcaaatgGTGGAAAAAGTATTGTTAagaaagtatttggaagaaatttggatgagtaaatatatcttctcaaccaaataaaaatgattatgaatgataccatctggcatcttgttgtcgtggaacgtgtatatttttgtttacgtcgcattttctaccgtcccgagagagaatgagagtaaaatgttgagagattgagcgaaattttgcttaggccgggaaccggttttgaagtgggccggaaattaaatcgctatgactgaaattagtgctggactcgttaatttaaatcaaataaaagctttatttgaacgatatttagctcgaatagctattttttaagcagaagtgaaccccaatgcagtattatacagacCACAAAATTCAGCAGAAGtagcttcctgtcataaatatcaattaaataatgcagtcgtacgcatgttaggccgggaatggggtaagaaaccctaccgCTTGCTTCTGCGCTTCGTTCTTCGTGGcaaaatctttatatttttgtccTAAAGCAACTGCTCGTTCCGCGGAATCATTAACGACTGCTAATGTGGAACACATATTCCTCGCTTCAATGAAACTTTCATCGGTTGCCCATTCGGATGGATCCTGCCTCAATAGTGTATCTAAGGGAATACCCAGCACTTCAAAGAATATTTTATACTTCTGGCTGACATAGTCTGACAAATCTCCTCAAATTGTTTTTATCCGGTCGGTTATAGTGTTGCGTGAAaggtttttgatcatttttcgcTTAACGTCGCTCGGAACTTCATTGTCGAAAAATGCGAAGCATACGTTTTGTTCATTAAGATAATCCAAATGACGCAACAGCTTTGACTTGGCGGCCGATGCTATTTCGTCGTCAATTTCTTTATACTTTCCTAGTGAA
The nucleotide sequence above comes from Armigeres subalbatus isolate Guangzhou_Male chromosome 3, GZ_Asu_2, whole genome shotgun sequence. Encoded proteins:
- the LOC134228075 gene encoding uncharacterized protein LOC134228075, producing MSRGSYQRRVFITVLQHNDGYTWQEQHMRAFTGDDPGFFMQKMIQEKTMSSLRMKKARNKPGYCRRKVTQCIEVEHDYGEEAVTAMEESEDVTHDCTTIESKYKVTEATREQLSSSTSITDMEEITMGRILTKFVPEIIGCKESNKWKKCDMILQATTTWNYLKSKRAIVGLVLRSLKEQHGVNMGECKMFVDTCHQYLCCVADAISEDGTTVLLIKKHDTKETVLKRFRSVRINLDAE